TGTCCATCAGAAGGTTAAAACCACCGGCTTTAGCCGGTCAGCTTTAGCTGAGAGAATGGGCCGCCATACGTAGAGTAGGCGGGATGGATTACAGATACGGCAGCCATACGGTTTACCAGATCGAGTACCACTTTGTGTGGGTGACGAAGTACCGCTACCACGTTCTGAGGGGGGATGTGGCGGAGCGAGTGCGAGAGCTTGTTCGTCAGACGTGTGAGGCGTTTGAGATCCGCATTGTACGGGGGGTGGTGAGCAAGGACCACGTGCACATATTGGTGAGTGCGCCGCCGAATTTGGCGCCGAGCGAGATTATGCGTCGGATCAAGGGGCGGACATCGAGCTACCTGTTTGAGGAATTCCCGCACCTCAAGAAGAGGTACTGGGGTCGGCATTTCTGGGCACGAGGGTACTTCTGCGCGACGGTTGGGCAGATGACCGAGGAGATGATCAAGGAGTATCTGGAGCATCACTTTGAGCCCAATCCAAACGATAATTTCAGAATGGAGCCGGATTAGACGCGTCGTTTAGCCGACGCGTATCCGGACTTTCAGTCCGTTACTCAAACCCACCGGCTTTAGCCGGTGGTTGTTTAGTCGCCATGCTGCGCACGGCGGATAAATGCTTATTAGTTAGCACTTCCTATGAAACCGAATAAGAACTGGATTGAAGATTGGCGTTATGGCGTAGATCCGAGACTTGAAAGGAGAGTGTCAGAGGACTTGCTTGAAATCTATAAAGACTTTTGGGTTTGGGCCGATCTCGACGCAAAAAGCAAGACTACGCAGCAACGATATTCTGCGGCGCTGCACGCGCTCGGCGGTTATATTGTCGAAAAAGCCGGTAATCAGGGCCGCGTTCCGGACACAAGTCAGGAATTCCTCCGAGAGCACATAGATTTCGGAGATGGACCCCTGATTCATCACGATAATGAAGCATGGCAGAGTGAACTCGATGCAGTGTGCCG
Above is a window of Gammaproteobacteria bacterium DNA encoding:
- the tnpA gene encoding IS200/IS605 family transposase codes for the protein MDYRYGSHTVYQIEYHFVWVTKYRYHVLRGDVAERVRELVRQTCEAFEIRIVRGVVSKDHVHILVSAPPNLAPSEIMRRIKGRTSSYLFEEFPHLKKRYWGRHFWARGYFCATVGQMTEEMIKEYLEHHFEPNPNDNFRMEPD